From the Xenopus laevis strain J_2021 chromosome 7L, Xenopus_laevis_v10.1, whole genome shotgun sequence genome, the window AAGTGTACGACTTGCTGCTTCTCGCTCAACCCATGGCCGCCGTGAACCCCCTGTCTAACCCTAAAGGTGTCAAACTGCAGTGCGAGCTGTGCAATAGCCCGGCCTATCTCCAGTGCCCTGGCTGCAAAGTCACCTACTATTGGTAAGTCCACCATCAAGTGAAGGCAATGAATGGAGGGgatatgtgcttttattttgtcatttgtaGTAGACTGCTTAAAACTAAATGCTGTTTGGTTGCTGTTTGCTATTGCACTTTAGTTGCAATTTAACACCCAAGTTTGTCAATAAGCCCCAGTATCACTTCCCCAGGTACAATTACTGATGCAtttagaaagtagggatgcaccaaatccaggattcagttttgggattctgcctttttcagcaggattcggattcggccaaatccttgtgcctgggcaggtagggaaatcaaatgacttttcatcacaaaagaagaattttttcctttcctgccgcTAATTTGCGAataatctttcaccaaggattcggggattcggccgaatcccaaatagtggattcggcgcatccctattaGAAAGTAATATATAAAACAGCCAGATCAGTTCTAAGaggttaaagggcttgttcacctttgcattcaCTTTTGGTaggacgtagagagtgatattctgagacaattggttttcatttttcaagctctatcatttatgtttttttaagctttttattcagcagcttgcaatttcagcaatctgttgctatggtccaaattaccccagcaaccatgcattgatttaaataagagactggaatataaataggagatgacctggacagtaagatgagtaataaaaagttgcaataacaatacatttctagccatccagagcatttgcttttagatggggtcagtgaccccccccatttaaaaactggaaagaatcagaagaagaaggtaagtaattaaatataaaacataaatgatGAAGATTACTTGAAAGGTTTCTAAGAACTGCTgcttctataatatactaaaaattaaagggatactgtcatgggaaaaaaaaaaaaattcaaaatgcatcagttaatagtgctgctccagcagaattctgcactgaaatccatttctcaaaagagcaaacagatttttttttttcaattttgaaatctgacatggggctagacattttgtcaatttcccagctgccccaagtcatgtgatttgtctGTTAACAAATTGTAACGGACGGTtgaatcgcgggaccgcatcaacgaacagatgcggccgcgatccgacgggatttctagtcccatccgatcgagatctcgatcgtggaagcccgttggggggccccatacacgggccaataagctgccgactcggtctgtcggcagcttttatcagcccgtgtatggccaccttaacattgagtaggagaaacaacagcctgccagaaagcagttccatcctaaagtgctggctctttctgaaagcacatgaccaggtaaaatgacctgagattgctgcctacacaccaatattacaactaaaaaaatacacttgttggttcaggaatgaaattttatattgtgaattatttgcagtgtaaacagtgtgatttagaaataaaaacgacaccataaaaatcatgacagaatccctttaacgcaACATGGATGAGTTGTAACGggtttgtttttattacagactTGCATAACAAAATCAGGTTTATTTGTGAATTTGTTTTCTAGTGATTCTGATCATCAACAGGCTGACTGGGTAAGTGTCCATGAGAAGATATGCCAACTATTGATCCCCCTGCGCATAGCCCATCCATTTGGCAGCTCTGCAGAAGAGAGAGCCCATCATTTGGAgcagttattacagagaaaggttAGTGCATACAAGAGAGATGTTAGGAACTCAGGAATATAACATGCTGGTACAATATATGAGAGAACAATGATGTAACCTTTTTAGCCATATCATCAAAATTGGAAGATAGGCAATATTCCAGTGCTCTGGTTTAAGCAATGCAGTTAAGAACAGTGACCCAAACAGAGATAAAAATCCTGAGGTTTCTTTGCATAAATCTGCCAGGTGTGTTTGCACCAGAGCCAACACAATGGTTCCAGATGCAAACAGAAGAAGGTGTCTGCCACCATAAGTGCTGAAATTGCCCTGCTGAGTTCAGCTCTATGTGACTCTAGTCTAAACCAACGGAACAACAATGGTTTATTCCAAAAACCATTAAAGCAAAAGGAACTCTGGTCTGGTGCTCCTTTTAGCAAAAAGCTTCACTGACCTGGGGTTCTTCTTACTGAGCACTACCGACTGATACTCTTCTTCTTTTACTTCATCTTCCTTCAATGCCTGcagcagacgcatgcacagtagagtaaaaacTTTTTTGTATAAGTTTTGCTTTTTACTATATTGAACATGCACACCCACGAAAAGAAAGAAGATGCAGGAAAAgcatcactccatggtgctcgttGAGACGAtacagggtatcaggtaagccattagtgatttacactttcctagaaggaaagctatggaggcattttattgccaaaagattagctgcaatagtgcaagctagaatgctatatttattctgtagaatgttttaccatacctgagtaaaaagctctagaaactctctgtttgtttaggatagcagctgcagtattagcttggcgtgacatcacttcctgcctgagtctctccctgctcagggctcagattacagcagagaaggggggggggaggagcaaactgagcatgctcatgcccagggcaatgaggtttaagctgaaggcaagaagtctgatacagaagcccatgtgtacacaatagaagataagaaatacagtgtttcttttgacagaggactcagagctctatatatatagagaactATTGTATGTGTTCCATTTGTTTGACTGataaggtttattattattatgttattattctgATAATCAgctttgtatattttctttaacAGAAACATTTGATTGACATTACCTTAAAGGAAGCCCAAAAGCACCTTTATGGGGGATGGCATGCAGATGTAATCCCAGCAGCCATGCATTCCCTTTCTTTCACCATTGATGTGTTTGGATTGGCAACAGTGGAGTTAGTGCCTGCATACCTTATCCTTGCTGAAGCTAACATTGGTAAGTGGATGTATTCTGCATGACAGTGTTGGATTCTGGCTAAAATAGCAATATTCAAGAGATCATTTACAGCTGAATTAGCTGGAGTTTATGAATCCAATAGATTGGGAATGCAGATGGCACAGAGCCAGAGGGAAACCCAGCATAAAGCTATGGCAAGTTAGTATATGGCATTCTCCAGTAGAAGAACTGTTACAAAAAACAGATggtgagtgaaaaaaaaacatgaaatccatatGAGATCATGCAGTTCAGAAGTTGTTTTAAATAGAGTGCTTTCCTGAGCAAACAGATATATCCTCAAATAACAGATGGCCTAAGTGGTGTGTAATGCAATCAGCTGTGAATGCAACTGCAGGGTTAGTATAGGTTAGGCCTGTTGTAGCTGGAAAGATATTTAGGATTCGGGATGATGTACTTAAAATATCAAAAGAAAGCATAAAAATCAGCACAGTCTGCAGCAGAAAACTGAATTTAATTGGTACTATATATATCCAAACAGCTCTATCATTTTATAGTAACATGCCCAgaggcttttttttaattacggCAAGCACTCTTGCAGGATCTATTTTGTGTTTAAAGTATTGGCAGTATTTTATTGGTGTTcagtattaaccctttccctgctaaGAACGTAATTACTATGTTCTTGCAGGAAAAGCCCTAACTGCTAAGCACGTAGCACCCCCCCCatactaattttttttggtgtcggcacatgccagctgctttggtatatctatgcatattgggcatcaaactgttcagtagacccttggcgtcaatatttagggtgttttacaattgtatgtacgaaattaggtgagataaatgcggccaattgcaatattttggattcgtcagtatgtgtactttccaaaaatatatggttttgggggtatttGTGCTGTTAAGGGGTCTTGTGTCACAATACACAGTCACTGGTCTATTTTCACAGACGGTGAAAAGACAGCcgaaaaaattcaaatgcactaatttttttggggggtccgcacatgccagatgCTTTGGAATATCTTGGTATctattgatatgtaggagatacgatgcttcagagttggagtattgaggcgAGTttcggaaatgtcataaaaattgccaaatttaggaaagctttgcagcttggtactttggagtacaaaggcatgcatacccattttagattagtcagaatgtgtactttccaaaaatatatggttttctggggtgaacatacatttttgtacttttgccccttgaaaaatgctgtaaatgtgctgattttgcagtatttggaattacagaactgataattTGTTTGGGGTGTCtacgttctggggcccctatacgccacatacttaggtgtacctatgcatattgggcatcaaactattcagttgatcccaggctttcatatttagggtgttttatcttggtatgtaatgatatgtgtgTCATACGATGCTCCAGATTTGGAGTATTGAGGTGAATTTtggaaatgtcaaaaaaattgccaaatttaggaaagctttgcggcttggtactttagaGTAGAAAGGCATGCATACCTGTTTTAGATTcaccagaatgtgtactttccaaaaatatatggttttctggggtgaacatacatttttgtacttttgccccttgaaaaatgctgtaaatgtgctgattttgcagtatctggaattacataactgataactcgtatggggtgtcttcgttcatACTTAGGtgaacctatgcatattgggcatcaaactgttcagcggaccccgggctttcatgtttagggttttttatcttggtatgtattgatatgtTGGAGATACagtgctgtagactggacactttgaggtcatttttcaaaaatgtaacacatttttataaaaactgctaattttaggaaagaattgcagcttggtagttttgagtacaaatatatatttacccattttgaacttgttagaatctgttctttccaacaaaattctagcatattttgaatgcttaggttgtcctgaataaaacaatatcttgttttcctgggtaaactaaaagaccccccccccccaggaaaggcccctaaagtgaaagagcacaaaatgttcaaaaatggtctggcaataaaagtaccaacttggccaaattggctggcagtgaaagggttaaagacaTGATCTGCCATATTCAagtatataatacaaaataaacattgcTTTCCTGTATTTTAGTGAGGACCGCTTTCATAGAATCCATCCAGTAAAGATCATATATTTATGAAAGCTCACCTCTGCCTATGTATGATGAGAGCCAGGTACTGCTCTGACATTCAGGGTAGGCAGTAGGTACAATATAATCAGCATTTCGgttaaagaaaaaattagaaaaacatgaAAGCAGGAAACCAAAGTCATTCAGGTGATTTACAGTGCTTTTTGGGGTAAACTAACATGCTTGTCCCCATTCCTTTTTAGGTCTTGGGCATCTCCCCCAGGCAGAGGAATACCTTTCCCAGGCTTACTGGACTGTGTTGAAAACCACTGACTGCAGCAATGCTATCCGATCCAAACTGCATCGCAACCTGGGCCTTCTCTATTCTGCTAAAGGAGAATTTGAAGAGTCACTGCGCCATTTCTCCAATGATGTAGGTTGGGTATAGTACACTAGTAAGGTtcccacctggccagtaaaaattatgcctAATGCCCATgtaattacaccaaaattcttttaGATGTATGTATAGTAAAACATGATATCGCCCCTGCTGTGTGCATAATAAAGGTACACTAAATCCAGGATCCTGTTTGGGTTTTGACAAAATCCCAGCATCTTTTGCAGGCCTTTTTTGGGATTATGTGCCCCCATATAAATCAGATCATTGGTGAAGGAACAACTTATCTTAAAACAAGTTTATAGATACATAAAAAAATTTCTGTATCAGCCTTAGTTCTTACAGTGTATAGAAATAGTAAACAGTACCACTATATGTGACCTTCAGGTTTCTCTTTCTAGTGTATCTAGCATAGCAAATAGGGTTTCTCCCAAAATCTCAGCCTAATTGGCTTTCATGATAAGCTActgtccaggtccggactgagaattaaaattggccttggtatttcaggtacacagaggcctaaacagcccccaccaatccactaaatactgactttctatggcaccttatagcagcccctctggcatttgccagaacccacagattgccagtctgggcctgctacTGTCTTTCATACAGCACCCACATGTCATTTTCACCAAAATGCCTTTGTGCATGGGTGTTATCACCGCAATACCCTTTCCAGGGGTAAAAACATGCACTGCAGATAATTATTGAGCCCCTCTAGAGTGAGGCTTATGAAactatggatttggtgcatctctagtacaTAGAGGACTAGAATGTGTTGCTATTATACACTCACCATTAAATACCTGCAGAACTGTCCTTACTGCAGGAGAGTACCTATATCAGTATAGTTGTATGATATCTTCCTGTAAAGGCTATTATAATACCTACCTATAGAGCATTTAGTTCAAGGCTTAATTCCTGCCCCCAAAGTATAGTTGTGCTTTAAAGAACAAAAactttacacaaaaaaaacccagtctTTTCTTTATCTCCCTTTTATTTCAGGTGTACTTTGCGAGTGAGATGGCAGGAACTAATCACATCAGTGTCACAGGAGGGTATTTTCATATGGCAAACATATTCTTCCGACAGAACAAGATGGACATTGCAGATTCTCTCTACACTGAAGTTAGTACATTCATAATGACTTTGCGCATATTTCTCATGATTCAAGcatataactttatttttcatagtggtactttataaatatatgtcacaaaggaaaaacaaaagcatAACTTGTTCCcagaacaataaaataaacatagttAAAAGGTAACTTAAGGCTGGGGTGCCTTTTTGTTAGGCACCGACCAGTGATTATAATCGCTAAACTCACTCTCTCTTactcaattctgtgagacagtcTTGTTCTTGCTGTGGCTGCAGTGCTGTGAAATGGTCTTCTGTTCAGTATCACCGCAGTGCTGTAGAGGTGGTCATATATAGGCCAATAATAGCTGCCAAATCCAGACTGAGTGGGTAGGTTATCAGCCTCAGACGATAGCGTGCCTAGCTGTTATCTACCTGGGGATCAGCCAGATATATATCAAACAGGTTTAAATATCCCACGGCATTGGCCCATTGACTCATTCCATGCCCCAGTGATCCTCCATAAACTGCTATGATGATTCAAACATTGTCTCAGGGTCAAAGTGATTGGATCAACCAGCTTGGTCCTCATGAGTGACCAAATTGGGCACATATCTTCTTGACTGGATATTTTAATGTTTGTCCAGCTTAAGATAGATACCTGTGTTACCAGCTTCCTTGcaatgcttaaagagatactgacaacagaaatgAAacctctatcataacattgtgtttgaATACCATctctaattttgccataaaagtatttgctgaTGCTATTACATTATCCagctgatcccccatgttcctctatgagggggctgccatatttgagcttcagtagtttgttagcattagaaattgtaactgacatgttgagaagggacagtcaggtttaggagctTCAAGTAAAAATTagttacaaaaacagacctctcagtaaaaaaagataaacaacttttaggggcagatttatcaaaggtctaagtgaaaactcgaatgaaaaaaatttgaatttcgagctaatttttgtgtacttgactagggaatagttcaaattcaatttcgaatttgaaaaaaatttgaaaattctaattatgaaatttatcatgtactgtctcgtgCATCATGTACcattttgccatctaaaacctgccgaatggctattttagcctatagggaacctcctagaacctacttggagtcaattggtagacgttgaaaaatctaagggtttttatgggaaaaactttgaatcgtacgattcaaatgctctattacttcgatttgatttgaattcgattgaaaaaggacctattcgattgaaaactaacctatttggccaaaaaaaacttcaattcaatttcggttggtcttttgaattcaaaattcgacccttgataaatctgccccttaatgtacaataatattttgaagaataattttttagtgtcagtatcactttaagccgTTCCTGTTTCTAATATCAATGCAATGTTGTATGACGGTCCTTTACCACTGCCACTGAAATGCTCTTTCTTCTTCTGTCCCTTTTCACAACTTCTGCAGAGCGCAAGGTTTCTTTATACAGCTGGACACTGAAACTCCCTgccacagttaaaggggttgttcaccgttgatttaacttttagtatgttgtagaaagtgatatatttaaaattggttttctgtttttattatttcttttattatttttgcactttcagcaatctggttgctacggtccaaattaccctaaaaacagtgcattgatttaaacaagagactagaatatgaattaaACAAGAGTTGCGTAGAAAGATGAGTCatcaaaagaagcaataacattacgtttgtagccttacagggcatttgttttttaggtggggtcagtgacccccatttgagtcagaaaaagaaggaaaaataaataaatgaaaaaataaataatgaaggccaactgaaaagttgcttagaattagccattctataacatactaaaagtaaatgtaaagatgaaccaccctttaaatccCACCCAATCGCCACAATCTCACCGCTGTCAATGTAACATGACCAGTGGTACTAGGGAATATTCCACTAAAGCAGAACAGCACTGGTGTGAGTTAATGTTGTGCAGTAAAGGAGAAGGTTTGCTGCTGCACTGAAAATGGGAAGGGGAGGCAAAGCCAGTTAATTAAAGTGCTGGATATATCAGATGGGCTGAATATTTGTAGCACTTGCTAAAGAACTCgtgcaacaaaaatattttacatagcaGGAAGTTAAAAGTAACGGAATTGAAGCAAAAGTTTAACATCTTGGAAattgtttgacttttttatttcagGTAACAGACATATGGCATGCACACCTACGCAAATTACTCAACGTTCAAGTGTATGAATCTTCAAGCATTATGTCTTCCCTGTTTCATGAAAAGGATCAAGAAAGTCTAGGTACAAAGCAGGTGCAGCAGATAACCTCTTGCAGAGTTCACGTTACCTTGCAGCTTTGGATGAAAAGTTGTAAAGAGCACACAGACATTACAGCATTCTTTGTAGCCAGTGCATATACTCATTATTTttgtatacaattatatataatataatcattaACTTTGGATAATGAGAAGTGCTCCTGACCAATGAAAACTGTACTGGCTGCTGTAATGCCATTATTTTCAGATGCCCCAGATATCCTCTGCACTGGCCCAATTACCACACATGTCCTGTACAGTAAAAATcgctacttaggggcagatttactaaggtttgtgTTATtagtgaattcgaattttcaagttgtttttttggtcaaCACAATTTAGAGTTTAAAAACACCAACtcgaattcaaaataaaatccgaGATTTATCATCTCTTACCCTGGCAGTAACTCAAATTTTAtaggttgccacctaaaacctgccaagttcatgttgaagtcaatggccgctgacctattcaagtttttttcagaggaattgCGTTCGagttcaattcaagtttttgggtctgTAACATTAGTTTGGATTTTCTATTTTCATAAATAGggtaccattcgagttgtgagtacattccagtttatcagagcaaaaaaaacctcaaactcaaaaattcgacctttcataaGTAACCCCCTATATGTAGTGATGTCTGCTCCGCTGCGCATGTATAGGACACTGGAGAGGGTTGCTGAGATGCTCTTATCAGCAGACTGGAGTGCCAGCCTGTGGTcttattgtttgtccatatactgtATTCAAGCTGAAGAGTCACATGTGTCATATTGTGTCTGAGATAGTATAGAACACTACTGTACCTGGTGTTTCATAAGCATACATGAAATATGCAACAGTAATACTGAATTGCTCCTGCAACTTACCTAATCAAAGGGAGAcaactgcaaatatatatatatatatatatatatatatatatttgtattttatatatatatatatatatatatatatatatatatatatataatatatatatatatatatatatatatatatatatatatacagtatatatatatatatataaaatttcctGCTTCCATTaagctaccttgtagctgcccctgtgcaaaGACATCCAGTGAATGTGTAGTATTTAATCAAATGTCATCATCAAGGGttttgcagtgtgaaaaaaaaataattgtatcgtTGCATAGTATGTATAACCAATGTTTCAGTCCCCATCGGGACCTTTTTGAAGGTACAAATACATACCAAACTCTCACTTAAATAACCTCCACCCACATTGTGAAAgcatgccagtgacatcatatgtGAATTTAACCCATGTATGGCTGGAAATTCACCAGCTTTAACCATGTGCATCATAATGGGTCCCATAACCATccatataaataagtaaataaattagTAAATGATAAGGGAACACTCCATATTGGTAAAGTGCAtaaaaaaccctaaaaacaagTTGAACCTTGAAAAATGCCCCGATGAGGACCAAAACGTCGGTTATACATACTATGCAacaatataattcatttttttcaaagtgcAAGATCCTTGTTGCtgactttgatatatatatatatatatatatatat encodes:
- the zmynd12.L gene encoding zinc finger MYND domain-containing protein 12 — translated: MAAVNPLSNPKGVKLQCELCNSPAYLQCPGCKVTYYCDSDHQQADWVSVHEKICQLLIPLRIAHPFGSSAEERAHHLEQLLQRKKHLIDITLKEAQKHLYGGWHADVIPAAMHSLSFTIDVFGLATVELVPAYLILAEANIGLGHLPQAEEYLSQAYWTVLKTTDCSNAIRSKLHRNLGLLYSAKGEFEESLRHFSNDVYFASEMAGTNHISVTGGYFHMANIFFRQNKMDIADSLYTEVTDIWHAHLRKLLNVQVYESSSIMSSLFHEKDQESLDENQEAEALQILSAICDIREQAPKKDPAKMTHILHTLTMLHFLAMDWPKAEELSKKLLLATQQLPKEKISDDMAVLLRLIELKHATK